The genomic segment ACGAAGATGGATGCATAAAACTGCTGATAGGTTTGGCCCCGTGATGATAGTAGTGCGGTGGAAAATTACTGATGTATTTGGCAATGTCTGGGTTTGTTGCAGGTTCGATGGATAGTGGTTGAATGCCCGCAAGCATTGGAAATTGCTCTGATGGCGGATATTGATAAAAAGATTCCAAATGAGGATAGGTGTAGTTAGCTTGGTAAGTGTAAGGGCAGCCACTTTGTTCATTGCTACCGGGAGGAGGATCAAATAAACTGCCCTTTTCTTCTCCAAGTTCATCATCAGGATTTCCATCATTGCTTTGATTAAATGAACCAGGATTTTCATCATTCCTTTGCCGAGCTTTGAAAGATTTGTGATTCTTTTTATAAATCTTGCACAGGACATAATCATCAAGCTACAAGAATAACACGTTAGATCCAAAGAATAAACAATAGTATCAATGAAGAACAATTACGTAcgacatatatatataacattagAAAAGGAAGGTTAATAAGTACTTACTCAAGGAAAAGATTAAGAATTATGTAAATGTTACCTACCCTCATGTCATTTGCACTCTTGCTTTTATGATGTCCTAAAACCCTGTATTCGTGCATAATCCAACTTGTCTTCACACCTTTGGGAGGTCTGCCTTCATAAAAAACCAATGTCTTCCTAACACCAACAGTGACACCATTGCAGTGGATATTCTTGTCTGCCCCAGTGGCCTTCCAATAACCGGTACCGGCAGCCCGATTTGGGCGACTACCGTTCAAATACTTTTTATCCCTCGGTGTGAAAAAGAACCATTGATTATCGCCCATGCTTGGATATCTCCCTAAAATAGAGAAGATAAAACAAGAaagatttttaaaaaagaaaattgcggTAGAAAATCTTCCTATCATACACAATTGGTAGCATAAAAAGGTCCACATGGAAGagaaatctgtatttttcttagTGTGGTATACAAGTAAAGTGCATGATCACTctcgcaaaacaaaaaaaaaaaaaaaaatcaggtaATTAAGTGTGTAACTGTCAGGGATAAAATTTCAAACAcctaaaagaaaaaaggaaaaatcttcaCTTTTCTTGTCAGTGAAATAATTTAGAAGACAACATCTAAAACTAAACGTGAATGTAGTAAGCTCTTAACACGGTCAGAAACCTCAGAAGCAAACAAGGATTGTGACCTAAAGTGGAAAAGAGAAAGGGATTAAGATATATAGTAAAGCACGTAAATAGACTAAAAAGGGGACTAAATAAATCTGCCGGAGAACTAATGGTCCACAACTTCCCTAGTACTCTCTCGGGTATAATAACAAAATAGTAATGCATGTTTGCAAGAATTCAAAACTTTGATAGGAGGGAATTAAACGcatgtatttatttattgaacAGGAATAGTAGTTAATGCGAATACAACGTCGCTAGACCAGATACAGCAGCAAACATGCCAGTGATAAACAAGGCCTACGAACAAGTAAAGTTGGACACATGTATAAATAAGCACTAATAATTATCCACTGTAAAAACTTAATTAAAACagaaaccctaaaacccttAAAGTAAAACCCCTAAAACCCCATGCCAGATATCATCACAAAAGTAAGTGCATGTCAATCGAATGAACTTCGATTTAGACCAACCTGATGCATGCATAACAATCAGGGTTATGGCGAAATCAATTATATAGTAAAAAAGCGTACTtgaggaaaaatagaaaaattattaaaaaagaacgaaaaagaaaaacctgATATTGTATCAGGGTTCTGGCGATAAAGATTAACTTCTCTAATCTGATTCCTGGGTAAAAGCTCGCCCAGAATCTTTTTCTTCAGGTAACAAACAATGAGTTCACTATCCATCGGACAGAAGCGATACCCCGGTGGAAAAGTATCAAAGTAGTCCTTGTCACGATCTATAGCGTCGTTGTTGTAAGCATCATCATCGTCCTTGACGACATTGTGGTTTTTGTTACCATTGTCCACGAGTCTTGAATCACTAGGGCTGGACAATGTCGTGCTAGTGTTGTTCAGTCCAGACAAGACATTTTCATGGTCTTTCCTCAGATGATGGGCGCAGGCATGGGCACCGGGACTGGTAATAACGTTAACAGCAGTCGACGTATCGGCTGAGGCCTCTATTTGCGGGAAGCTTTCGTGGCCAGATGCCATGATTTCTCAAGACTCTTTTGATCAGAGAAGTGTGGGGCGATAGTCAGGGAAGAAGGGTTGtatttggaaacaaaaagggttTACGAATTTTGGTTAATATAGGGTCCGTGACGAGAGAAAATTTCGAGATTTTTTCAAGATTTTGTTGGGGTTCCATCTTTATCTCTTGATTTCGAACTGATCTAAAATTGTATGTAGCTACTGCAATACGACTCGGATACTAATAGCTAGATTAATTTGGACTAGGAGTAGTCCTGGATTACGGAAATTTACAAATTTAATCACAACGCTGTTTATTTTTTGGACAATATTGAATTGAGATCGGAGAAAATATGTGAATTTGCATGAACAAAGGAAGGAGCTGAGCACGCTCTGACGCTAGGCACAAATATTTtcgtattttatttttttgtccctTCCATTTTCCTCTCGAAAAAACTTGTTTCTTTCCCTCAAAAAGAAGTATGAATATAGATgagaattaatctttcctacgcTAGGCACAAATGCTTGTTCTAAAGTTATCTTCACTATTTCAACTTTGAATTCTAGagaaaattgcatcattttgagctAGATTTCAACCTTAtatcttggaaatttttgagAGCGAAATATAAGGATAAAACTTTTAGTGACCATATTAACAATATCATCCAGGGTGAAAGTTGGATGCCACAATACtcatataaataataaaatctgtaaatgaaaatgaaaaactttcaaAATTGATATATCACAATACTCATAAAACTATTGAAATcaggaaataaaaatgaaaaactatcATCTTGCAGATAATTCACTAACATTCTATATTGGCAgagaaattttattaattttctcgATAAAATAGGCATTTTTTGAGTGACTAAATAATATTAGTTGGGTAGTTTTGTGATGTACAAATATTCCAAAGATTAATTTTTTCACTGATGGTTGATGATATCTTCCGAAGTTGGTTTTACTTTCTAAAGACCTTTTTTCTTGGGACAAAAGTTTTACCTCAACTCCATTGAGAAGTGGCTCCCGTTAAACAATAAACATTGTAGTATTCATAATATATATTTCCATGGTATCCTCTCATTATTTTGTTCGAAGATGGTGTCGTCTAATTTGCCAGATAACCGCGTACCTCATTCAAGTATTATTATGCATGGAATTAGTAGAGATGACAATGGGGGTGGGTGCTCGTCCCGCGGGGAAATAATGGGACGGGGATGGGGGAATTTTTCTCTCCCGTTTTAAATGGGACGGGGGGAGGGATGGGGGACAATGctcccgccccatcccccgtctTATCCTCCACttcaatttattaatataaataaatataatatattatataatctaataataataaatttagaaTATTTGACAACTAAATATAACCTTTATCCAATTTCTATCCAAATTCTTAGTTGATATTTGGCACAAGTATGTTACTCATTTTATGAGTATTTCCCAATGTTATCTATAGAATTCGATTgagtttctaaatttttttggtgttttatatcaacacttttcttgtttcatatttcatttttcactttttcaactccttattttattttattttttgaatttggCTTCGATATATTGAATAAATGCttctagaaaaaaaatcaaattatcacCCGCAAGCACTCATGGGGGAAGTAGGGCGAGGCGAGGGGTGGGAGGACAGAGGCGGGGACAGGGGCAGGGGGAATTTTTGGGCAACGGGACGAGGGACGGGGGAGTGATCTCAAGCCCCAAACctgccccgttgccatccctaagaATTAGCAATGCACCATTATTTACCATATTAGATTATGTCCACATTGATTTGAGAGATGGAAAGGAAAGGGTAATATGTAAGTAAAGGTTCGAGATCTAATAACTTTAGTTTTTGGGTCAGAGTTGGATTCCTAATTTACATATTGAGATCTTTGGTAGACTCTTTCGAGACACTTTTTCCTTATATATTGGGCTATTCATGGGTAAGTGGgttcttctcgaagttggaccggtgaaaatttttttcttgatgGTGGACTAAAATGTCAAAGTGCTGGGGAGTTTGGCTTCTGTTGGACCAAGTGCGCCAAGGGTTTGACAAGGATCCGATTGGTGTTAGACCAAGAAGTCGAGGGTTGGCAAGGATTCAAAAAATTCAGTTTGGATTTCAAAAAAGAGTGGGTCCATAATTAGGAGTAGAGGTGACCTTAGATGTTAAGATAGGTTTGTATTGAGTATTAAagtgagttaaaaaaaaaaacttgtaaatTAGTtgacaaggtgagaagagctTGTAAATTGGTGGGCAAGGGTCCAATAAAACCCAGTAATCCAGTTAGCTGACCTTAGGTGTTAAAGGGGCGTTGAGTATTAAAGTGGGTTCGGagaagaaattataaattagGAGTATTAAAGTGGCGTTGAGTATTAAAGCTCAAATCACCAGTCTGTGCTGCCCTTCAAAAGGAATTAAAGGAAtcggaggttgaaaaaaaattttccatggTTGAGGAAATTATAAGGCTGTTGTACTTTGCGACGGTGTTTAGCTTTCCGCGTAGACCTGATTTTTGGGCAACTAGGAGTGAGAGGGAGTGACGTTTGGCATATACTAATGTCAATGACAGTAATGCGCGGGAGGCTGTTAGTGAGATGGATCTAACCCTCATATCTATGCTTGGGAGCCTGCTAATTTCAAGGCCTGTGAATTGGACTTTGTCCCATCAGAATGCACTGCAACTGTGCGTTAAGCATGACAGGCTCTGGCTTGCTAAGTCTGATCAGCCCATTGGATCTAACCCTTATTTGACATGTATGAtgaatttttctcatttttctgtGGAATGAACATGTAATATGTGTGTGTCTAGCTTATCTGTTTTCAATGCTGTTATCCTGCTTATTGCTTTAATGAGTTTTGGTTTTGTGTtttgtgcatttcatttattgTTATATTGCTTGGTGATTCTAGGCtattgagaaaaatacagattttgtatatagcggtgagtagggtcgaatccacagggattggggatgattcgtttcttctagagtccaaagtatgggtgggggttttggattaaacgctaactaaataaattaactgcagaaaataattgattaagagaaataattaagggaaaactctaaccaagggtacacttcagaaatggttcatgcactgataatcgattcacagataattccacatttattaatagattggttatagttgtcatacacgcaaTAAACAACCAACATTTCCTTactttctcgatagttaaggtacgaccggttactatttctctaacccaaaaacaattctagatacgaccgtaggatttaatttctagattggattaataattagaaaggcccaatcctaactaacaaacacgctaagagggtttgtttaaattagattgtatgtttccctgacataaacccgattacgccagttgctactgagataaagataacgaacaattacggattcaattatccctatttggcaaaatagcctatgtgaataattaaatattgcgtatctattcaatcactcacacgagctatagcaattaaaagcaggaaacatataaataccaataaattaaggaagcaattaaaataaattagatctcacagtaattgttgaaccaaatcttcagttgtccccttgactagcaGTAGGAGattagtcctccattaatggagaacaaccccCACGGAAAAGGTATTTGAAGGTTACAATTGTTGCCTCCCAAATTCGTTCAAGGAAGAAAAGTAAAAATCAGCCCTCAAAGAAAAAGTCCCCTCCATGTTTTAAAGCTACGGGCAACCTGCTAAAAGTAAGGAATAAATCTCCTAAGCTAAGTctacttcctttttcttctaattatttCCTTGTCTTATACGGCCGTGTGAAGACTAAAGGAAAGAGCCCCACTTTGACTCCACTTTGCTCTTCATCCGCCCCAATCAAGCTAGGAAATCTCCTTGTGCTCTTGTTGACTTCTACTCGGACTTGGAAACTTCCACGCTCGAATCCCAAACCTTCTGAACTTGAATGTGTCACCACCAAATTAGCTAGAAATTGTCCCTTTTAATCATGTTTTGATTATTTTCCTACAATTAGCActattaaccaaatataagtagtatctatcaattaaaatactatttggctaaaatcaagggaaaaataGTTATTAATTTAACAATAAATCATGACCTATCATTGACAAGGTGAAAAGAGCTTGTAAATTGGTGGGCAAGGGTCCAATAAAACCCAGTAATCCAGTTAGCTGACCTTAAGTGTTAAAGTGGCGTTGAGTATTAAGGTGGGTTCGTagaagaaattataaattagGAGTATTAAAGTGGCGTTGAGTATTAAAGCTCAAATCACCAGTCTGTGCTGGCCTTCAAAAGGAATTAAAGGAAtcggaggttgaaaaaaaattttccatggTTGAGGAAATTATAAGGCTGTTGTACTTTGCGACGGTGTTTAGCTTTCCGCGTAGACCTGATTTTTGGGCAACTAGGAGTGAGAGGGAGCGATGTTTGGCATATACTAATGTCAATGACAGTAATGCGCGGGAGGTTGTTAGTGAGATGGATCTAACCCTCATATCTATGCTTGGGAGCCTGCTAATATCAAGGCCTGTGAATTGGACTTTGTCCCATCAGAATGCACTGCAACTGTGCGTTAAGCATGCCAGGCTCTGGCTTGCTAAGTCTGATCAGCCCATTGGATCTAACCCTTATTTGACATGTATGAtgaatttttctcatttttctgtGGAATGAACATGTAATATGTGTGTGTCTAGCTTATCTGTTTTCAATGCTGTTATCCTGCTTATTGCTTTAATGAGTTTTGGTTTTGTGTtttgtgcatttcatttattgTTATATTGCTTGGTGATTCTAGGCTATTGAATGAAGTTACAATTCTTCCCCTTTTTGCTccaattttttgtttaattttagttATATACTTTTATAATTACTGGTTCGCATTTCACTTCTGTTTGTTGTAATGgcttttttggaatttttgcaGATTCTGGATTGAGGGAGAAACTAAACAAGATCATGGCATCAGACTATTTCACTACAACACCAGAGATGAAGGCTCCTGTTGAGGTGGCAGCTGCTGCTGGCAGCTATGGTTCCTTTCAAGTGCCAGCGCATGGATCTGTCATGCCAGTCCAAGTCGAAGGTTCTGTGGTGCAGTATCAACAGAAGGTAAGAGATGTGGTTATGCTTGATTGGGTTGGTACTCTGAAATTtgttgttttttcatttttagcaTGCATGGATTGTGTAATAGAGTGCTGCGAATTGTGACTCAGGTACGGTTGTTAGACTGGCCTATGCTTTCCTTAGTATTGTAATGGAGGCTGGGGTGTTATACCCTGGATGCTTAGTTTATTTTGGCTTAAACTGCTCTTCAATGAAAGGCACAAGCATCCTTTTGCTGTTGCATGGGCTTGGTTGTTCACACTTTGTTTATACTACTATTTGCATGGGATGCATTTTTGTTGCCTATCATAGTTCTGCTACATGGAGGTACAACCTATAATGTGTGGTCTAGCCCATGAACGTTCAACATCTGCAATTTCATTGCATATTTCGTTTAGATTACTGgattatatatttaaaaatatgactctctctctctctctcacacacaacATGATAAGAGGTTCCAGCATTTTAGTGAGCCTACTATTTTATTTCGGTTATGCTGTACCTTTTTCACCTTTTCCtgtgtttttctatttttggggggggggggggggggggttgtttGTGGGGGTGAATTCACTTTGTCTACATGCCCTTGCTCAATAAATATGAATTGAATTTGCTCTTTTCAAATCTCTATGGATTATACAGGAAGAAGAGACAGCAAATGCTGAAGAAGATGAATCATATGATAATCAGTTGAGCCCTGCAGAAGAATTTCATCAGGTAGTCTTTCCTCCCAAAgattttttttaccttttgttTGTTCCTTGATGGTACGTTTAATAATCGTGCTTGGCAGGGGGAGACTGAAAACTATTCTGAACTTCCCGTACAAAATGAGCCCACCACACATCAAGCACAAAATTTGCAGGAGTATGAGCCCAAGGAGCAAAATTATGCTCCTCGAAGATCGTATCCAAATTACAGAGGTGGTCGTACTGTGGGTGCAAGCGGCCGTAGGGGATATGCTAATGGCCGTGGAGGGCGCGGCAGGGGAGGGGCCTATCAGAATGGCCGCAACCAGCACTATGACCAGCCTGGTACTTACTATCCCAGGAACAACTATTACAGAGGAAGAGGGGGTAGGGGTTTCAATGGGAACTACAACTATCATGCCAGTCAAGCTGGCTATGTTGTAGCAGATTCATGAGGCTGATGCTTCAAGGGTCTGGTAgtctcctttcatttccttctttctttttcttttttctttttttttttttttttttgggaggggggggtgtgtgtgtgGGTGGTGGGTGGGTTGGGGCTGTTATGAAACTTGTCTGGACTTCAAGGACTATTTGGATGTTGTTCCCTTGAATGCCATCCAGAACCCTGTTTTTGTAGTATGATAAACAGATTATTTATGGGGTTTAAAATAGAAAGGTCAACTTTAGCTTCTCCAACTGCTATATATTTGCATCTCgccttgtgtgtgtgtgtgtgtgtgttcccCTTGTTTTGGCTAATTTCTTGGTATTCTGGTGCATTTCACTTTGTCATTCTTCTCAGTCTATTCTTGTTTAGAGGCATGTGAAGTACTTGTTAAATGCTGTCGAGTCGAAGGAGGCAGGGACCTAGAAATTTGTTGTTAGTGATACTGATCGGAGGTGGCATGCTTACAATAATGCTGATAAATTGCAAGGAAGCTTGTGGATCCCTTGATACAGTCTCAAGTTTAGGACTTTTTTTCAAGTGAATTGAGAGATAAAACCAGTACAACTGACCAAATATACTTGGCCATTACTGTCCAGATTTATTCTTCACCTTTCTTTGTTCTATTTTATTGGTCTTCTGTAGGAAGTAATGCAAAGCATTCTAAGATGTCGTATTTCAGTTTCACACATTTTTCATGGAAGTTCATGTGGTAGGTTTTAGAAAGACCGAGTAGTAATGTTCCCATTCGTAATTTTGATTTGTTGGGTAATGCGGAATATTAGTAGCAGCAGACTGCGGTTTTGCGCACGGACTTGGATGGCATTGTGAATTACGTGATGTTCTAGCACAAGTTATTGGATACGGAAGGTGGATGCCATAGCATTGATTTTGCAATTTGACTTCTTAGGGGAATGAATGGTGGTGATTTCAAGTCGTGCAAGCCACTTGCTCTTCATGTATAGATTGAAACTTCTTTTTCAGCTTCTCGACACAAATGCCCCCCACGTCCAAGTCAAGAACggtcaaattcatccaatcccTATATGTACATATGAAGAAAAATGTGGCAACTGAAAAACAAAGTAAAAATAACTGAAAATAGAGTCAATAATGATAATGTTTGCTAATAGTAGCTATATATACTCCTAACCAATATATCGTCAGTATAAAGATGATCTATGTTGCTTCAAGAATCTTGGGAGCCATGCGAATCTTGAGGCATCGAAGGACTTTCAAAGCCATGCGAGGAGAGTTTGTCCAAGTCAAGGTAAGGATCCACAGAATTTGTATTACCATAATCAATGAAGTCCATCGGTAAATCCAAATAATCTTGTACCACCATATCACCAATATTTCCTCCTCCAACAGGATTAAAAACTGATGTACCCCCTTTTAAGTTTGGGGCATTGATGGTAAGTGTGGGAGGGTACAAAGCTGGATTGACAGGAGGTATTGGAAGGAACGAAGATGGATGCATAAAACTGCTGATAGGTTTGGCCCCGTGATGATAGTAGTGCGGTGGAAAATTACTGATGTATTTGGCAATGTCTGGGTTTGTTGCAGGTTCGATGGATAGTGGTTGAATGCCCGCAAGCATTGGAAATTGCTCTGATGGCGGATATTGATAAAAAGATTCCAAATGAGGATAGGTGTAGTTAGCTTGGTAAGTGTAAGGGCAGCCACTTTGTTCATTGCTACCGGGAGGAGGATCAAATAAACTGCCCTTTTCTTCTCCAAGTTCATCATCAGGATTTCCATCATTGCTTTGATTAAATGAACCAGGATTTTCATCATTCCTTTGCCGAGCTTTGAAAGATTTGTGATTCTTTTTATAAATCTTGCACAGGACATAATCATCAAGCTACAAGAATAACACGTTAGATCCAAAGAATAAACAATAGTATCAATGAAGAACAATTACGTAcgacatatatatataacattagAAAAGGAAGGTTAATAAGTACTTACTCAAGGAAAAGATTAAGAATTATGTAAATGTTACCTACCCTCATGTCATTTGCACTCTTGCTTTTATGATGTCCTAAAACCCTGTATTCGTGCATAATCCAACTTGTCTTCACACCTTTGGGAGGTCTGCCTTCATAAAAAACCAATGTCTTCCTAACACCAACAGTGACACCATTGCAGTGGATATTCTTGTCTGCCCCAGTGGCCTTCCAATAACCGGTACCGGCAGCCCGATTTGGGCGACTACCGTTCAAATACTTTTTATCCCTCGGTGTGAAAAAGAACCATTGATTATCGCCCATGCTTGGATATCTCCCTAAAATAGAGAAGATAAAACAAGAaagatttttaaaaaagaaaattgcggTAGAAAATCTTCCTATCATACACAATTGGTAGCATAAAAAGGTCCACATGGAAGagaaatctgtatttttcttagTGTGGTATACAAGTAAAGTGCATGATCACTctcgcaaaacaaaaaaaaaaaaaaaaatcaggtaATTAAGTGTGTAACTGTCAGGGATAAAATTTCAAACAcctaaaagaaaaaaggaaaaatcttcaCTTTTCTTGTCAGTGAAATAATTTAGAAGACAACATCTAAAACTAAACGTGAATGTAGTAAGCTCTTAACACGGTCAGAAACCTCAGAAGCAAACAAGGATTGTGACCTAAAGTGGAAAAGAGAAAGGGATTAAGATATATAGTAAAGCACGTAAATAGACTAAAAAGGGGACTAAATAAATCTGCCGGAGAACTAATGGTCCACAACTTCCCTAGTACTCTCTCGGGTATAATAACAAAATAGTAATGCATGTTTGCAAGAATTCAAAACTTTGATAGGAGGGAATTAAACGcatgtatttatttattgaacAGGAATAGTAGTTAATGCGAATACAACGTCGCTAGACCAGATACAGCAGCAAACATGCCAGTGATAAACAAGGCCTACGAACAAGTAAAGTTGGACACATGTATAAATAAGCACTAATAATTATCCACTGTAAAAACTTAATTAAAACagaaaccctaaaacccttAAAGTAAAACCCCTAAAACCCCATGCCAGATATCATCACAAAAGTAAGTGCATGTCAATCGAATGAACTTCGATTTAGACCAACCTGATGCATGCATAACAATCAGGGTTATGGCGAAATCAATTATATAGTAAAAAAGCGTACTtgaggaaaaatagaaaaattattaaaaaagaacgaaaaagaaaaacctgATATTGTATCAGGGTTCTGGCGATAAAGATTAACTTCTCTAATCTGATTCCTGGGTAAAAGCTCGCCCAGAATCTTTTTCTTCAGGTAACAAACAATGAGTTCACTATCCATCGGACAGAAGCGATACCCCGGTGGAAAAGTATCAAAGTAGTCCTTGTCACGATCTATAGCGTCGTTGTTGTAAGCATCATCATCGTCCTTGACGACATTGTGGTTTTTGTTACCATTGTCCACGAGTCTTGA from the Coffea arabica cultivar ET-39 chromosome 11e, Coffea Arabica ET-39 HiFi, whole genome shotgun sequence genome contains:
- the LOC140021424 gene encoding uncharacterized protein; amino-acid sequence: MASGHESFPQIEASADTSTAVNVITSPGAHACAHHLRKDHENVLSGLNNTSTTLSSPSDSRLVDNGNKNHNVVKDDDDAYNNDAIDRDKDYFDTFPPGYRFCPMDSELIVCYLKKKILGELLPRNQIREVNLYRQNPDTISGRYPSMGDNQWFFFTPRDKKYLNGSRPNRAAGTGYWKATGADKNIHCNGVTVGVRKTLVFYEGRPPKGVKTSWIMHEYRVLGHHKSKSANDMRLDDYVLCKIYKKNHKSFKARQRNDENPGSFNQSNDGNPDDELGEEKGSLFDPPPGSNEQSGCPYTYQANYTYPHLESFYQYPPSEQFPMLAGIQPLSIEPATNPDIAKYISNFPPHYYHHGAKPISSFMHPSSFLPIPPVNPALYPPTLTINAPNLKGGTSVFNPVGGGNIGDMVVQDYLDLPMDFIDYGNTNSVDPYLDLDKLSSHGFESPSMPQDSHGSQDS
- the LOC140021423 gene encoding uncharacterized protein, producing MASGHESFPQIEASADTSTAVNVITSPGAHACAHHLRKDHENVLSGLNNTSTTLSSPSDSRLVDNGNKNHNVVKDDDDAYNNDAIDRDKDYFDTFPPGYRFCPMDSELIVCYLKKKILGELLPRNQIREVNLYRQNPDTISGRYPSMGDNQWFFFTPRDKKYLNGSRPNRAAGTGYWKATGADKNIHCNGVTVGVRKTLVFYEGRPPKGVKTSWIMHEYRVLGHHKSKSANDMRLDDYVLCKIYKKNHKSFKARQRNDENPGSFNQSNDGNPDDELGEEKGSLFDPPPGSNEQSGCPYTYQANYTYPHLESFYQYPPSEQFPMLAGIQPLSIEPATNPDIAKYISNFPPHYYHHGAKPISSFMHPSSFLPIPPVNPALYPPTLTINAPNLKGGTSVFNPVGGGNIGDMVVQDYLDLPMDFIDYGNTNSVDPYLDLDKLSSHGFESPSMPQDSHGSQDS
- the LOC140021680 gene encoding uncharacterized protein; the encoded protein is MVEEIIRLLYFATVFSFPRRPDFWATRSERERCLAYTNVNDSNAREVVSEMDLTLISMLGSLLISRPVNWTLSHQNALQLCVKHARLWLAKSDQPIGSNPYLTYSGLREKLNKIMASDYFTTTPEMKAPVEVAAAAGSYGSFQVPAHGSVMPVQVEGSVVQYQQKEEETANAEEDESYDNQLSPAEEFHQGETENYSELPVQNEPTTHQAQNLQEYEPKEQNYAPRRSYPNYRGGRTVGASGRRGYANGRGGRGRGGAYQNGRNQHYDQPGTYYPRNNYYRGRGGRGFNGNYNYHASQAGYVVADS